The DNA region CACGCGCGCATCGCCGTGCAGTTCGTGCTGAACTACGAGGAAGGCGGCGAAAACTCCGTGCTGCATGGCGACGCGGGCAGCGAACAGTTCCTGTCGGAAATGTTCAACCCCGCCGCCTACCCCGAGCGCCACATCAGCATGGAAGGCATCTATGAATACGGCTCGCGCGCTGGCGTATGGCGGCTGCTGCGCGAGTTCGAGCGCCGCGGCCTTCCGCTCACTGTGTTCGGCGTGGCCACCGCCCTGCAGCGCCATCCCGAATTGACGGCGGCCTTCGGCGAACTGGGCCACGACATCGCCTGCCACGGCCTGAAGTGGATCCACTACCAGAACATTCCTGAAGACGTGGAGCGCGCCCACATGGCCGAGGCCATGGCGATCATCCAGCGCCTGACCGGCCACCGCCCGCTGGGCTGGTACACCGGCCGCGACAGCCCGCGCACGCGCCGCCTGGTGGCCGACTACGGCGGCTTCGCCTACGACAGCGACTACTACGGCGACGACCTGCCCTTCTGGATGAAGGTGAAGAAGACCGACGGCACCGACGCCGCGCAACTGATCGTGCCCTACACGCTGGACTGCAACGACATGCGCTTCGCGCTGCCGCAGGGCTATTCGCATGCGGACCCGTTCTTCCAGTACATGCGGGACACGTTCGATGCGCTGTATGCCGAAGGCGACCCGGCCGGGGACGACCGGCCCAAGATGATGAGCATCGGCATGCACTGCCGGCTGC from Paracidovorax wautersii includes:
- the puuE gene encoding allantoinase PuuE, whose translation is HARIAVQFVLNYEEGGENSVLHGDAGSEQFLSEMFNPAAYPERHISMEGIYEYGSRAGVWRLLREFERRGLPLTVFGVATALQRHPELTAAFGELGHDIACHGLKWIHYQNIPEDVERAHMAEAMAIIQRLTGHRPLGWYTGRDSPRTRRLVADYGGFAYDSDYYGDDLPFWMKVKKTDGTDAAQLIVPYTLDCNDMRFALPQGYSHADPFFQYMRDTFDALYAEGDPAGDDRPKMMSIGMHCRLLGRPGRITALQRFLDHIQRHENVWVCRRIDIAHHWARHFPAPSV